The proteins below are encoded in one region of Candidatus Eisenbacteria bacterium:
- a CDS encoding ABC transporter ATP-binding protein: protein MSAPLLALRRVTIQFGGLKAVSELDLLLERGALAGLIGPNGAGKTTVFNLITGVYAPTSGEILLEGRAIHGRVTSWIARAGVARTFQNPRIFAALTCLDNVRIACHTHAGATVLDSVLSTPRSVAEEENILQRSETLLESFGLTRYRDTPARNLPYGEQRRLEIARALAAEPKLLLLDEPAAGLNPQETEALMHLIHDVRERYHLTVLLIEHDMKVVMGICERITVLDYGVKIAEGNPERIRKDPKVIEAYLGEGA, encoded by the coding sequence ATGAGCGCGCCGCTCCTCGCGCTCCGCCGCGTCACGATCCAGTTCGGCGGCCTGAAGGCGGTCTCGGAGCTGGATCTCCTGCTCGAGCGGGGCGCGCTGGCGGGGCTCATCGGGCCGAACGGCGCGGGGAAGACCACCGTCTTCAACCTGATCACGGGGGTCTACGCGCCGACGTCGGGAGAGATCCTGCTCGAGGGGAGGGCGATCCACGGCCGCGTGACGAGCTGGATCGCGCGCGCGGGAGTCGCGCGCACGTTCCAGAATCCACGGATCTTCGCGGCGCTCACCTGCCTCGACAACGTGCGGATCGCCTGCCACACGCACGCCGGAGCCACGGTCCTGGACAGCGTGCTCTCGACGCCGCGCTCCGTGGCCGAGGAGGAGAACATCCTGCAGCGGTCCGAGACGCTCCTCGAATCGTTCGGGCTCACGCGTTACCGCGACACCCCGGCGCGGAATCTTCCGTACGGGGAGCAGCGCCGCCTCGAGATCGCGCGAGCGCTCGCCGCCGAGCCGAAGCTCCTCCTCCTCGACGAGCCCGCCGCGGGCCTGAACCCGCAGGAGACCGAGGCCCTGATGCACCTGATCCACGACGTGCGGGAGCGGTACCATCTGACGGTGCTCCTGATCGAGCACGACATGAAGGTCGTCATGGGGATCTGCGAGCGGATCACCGTGCTCGACTACGGGGTCAAGATCGCGGAGGGGAATCCGGAGCGGATCCGGAAGGACCCGAAGGTCATCGAGGCGTATCTCGGAGAGGGCGCGTGA
- a CDS encoding branched-chain amino acid ABC transporter permease has translation MQELLQQLANGIAWGSIYALIALGYTMVYGILRLINFAHGDVYMVGAFAAFYLARWTGAGGAGATVGSALLVLLGAMAFCALLGVLIELLAYRPVRKSSRLTALITAIGVSLLLENLGIRIFGADPKFFPQIIPPQRVELVPGVMVTNHQITVVLVSILLLVGLTLFIHRSKTGKAMRAVAFNRDAASLMGIPVNRIITITFAIGSALAAAAGVLVGLTNPRIEPLMGIMPGIKAFVAAVLGGIGSIPGAVIGGLLMGVSEYLVVGYISSTYRDAIAFIILILVLLLKPAGLLGRNVAEKV, from the coding sequence GTGCAGGAGCTTCTCCAGCAGCTGGCCAACGGGATCGCCTGGGGAAGCATCTATGCCCTGATCGCGCTCGGCTACACCATGGTGTACGGCATCCTGCGCCTCATCAACTTCGCGCACGGGGACGTCTACATGGTGGGCGCGTTCGCCGCGTTCTACCTCGCGCGCTGGACGGGCGCCGGCGGCGCCGGCGCGACGGTCGGGTCCGCGCTCCTCGTGCTGCTCGGCGCGATGGCCTTCTGCGCGCTCCTCGGCGTCCTGATCGAGCTCCTCGCCTACCGGCCCGTGCGGAAGTCCTCGCGGCTCACCGCGCTCATCACCGCGATCGGGGTCTCGCTCCTCCTCGAAAACCTGGGGATTCGCATCTTCGGCGCGGATCCCAAGTTCTTCCCCCAGATCATCCCGCCCCAGCGCGTCGAGCTGGTGCCGGGAGTCATGGTCACGAACCACCAGATCACGGTGGTCCTCGTCTCGATCCTCCTCTTGGTCGGGCTCACGCTCTTCATCCATCGCTCGAAGACCGGAAAGGCGATGCGCGCCGTCGCGTTCAACCGCGACGCCGCGAGCCTCATGGGCATCCCGGTGAACCGGATCATCACGATCACGTTCGCGATCGGATCGGCGCTCGCCGCGGCGGCGGGCGTGCTCGTGGGGCTCACGAATCCCCGGATCGAGCCCCTGATGGGGATCATGCCGGGGATCAAGGCCTTCGTCGCGGCGGTGCTCGGCGGGATCGGAAGCATCCCCGGCGCGGTGATCGGGGGCCTCCTGATGGGCGTGTCCGAGTATCTGGTCGTCGGGTACATCTCGTCGACCTACCGCGACGCGATCGCCTTCATCATCCTGATCCTCGTGCTCCTCCTCAAGCCGGCGGGGCTCCTGGGCAGAAATGTCGCCGAGAAGGTTTAG
- a CDS encoding ABC transporter ATP-binding protein, giving the protein MLELEDTHVHYGAIHALKGVSIDVDEGQIVTLVGANGAGKSTTLRAISGLLRPSRGAIRFEGRPIHGRPAHEIVKLGISHVPEGRIVFANLSVSDNLDMGAYLRKDRAGVAEDRKRIFRLFPRLEERRRQASGTLSGGEQQMLAIGRALMARPRVLLMDEPSLGLAPLLVREIFAVIGRIRSEGTTIVLVEQNARMALACGDRGYVLETGEVRLSDRCDVLLANPSVQAAYLGGAG; this is encoded by the coding sequence CTGCTCGAGCTGGAGGACACCCACGTCCACTACGGGGCGATCCACGCCCTGAAGGGCGTGTCGATCGACGTGGACGAGGGGCAGATCGTGACGCTGGTCGGCGCGAACGGGGCGGGGAAGAGCACCACCCTGCGTGCGATCTCGGGGCTCCTGCGCCCGAGCCGCGGCGCGATCCGCTTCGAGGGCCGCCCGATCCACGGGCGCCCCGCGCACGAGATCGTGAAGCTGGGGATCTCGCACGTGCCCGAGGGCCGCATCGTCTTCGCGAACCTCTCCGTCTCGGACAACCTCGACATGGGCGCGTATCTCCGAAAGGACCGCGCGGGAGTCGCCGAGGACCGGAAGCGGATCTTCCGGCTCTTCCCGCGCCTCGAGGAGCGGAGGCGCCAGGCCTCGGGGACCCTGAGCGGCGGCGAGCAGCAGATGCTCGCGATCGGGCGGGCGCTCATGGCGCGGCCGCGCGTGCTCTTGATGGACGAGCCCTCGCTCGGGCTCGCGCCGCTCCTCGTGCGCGAGATCTTCGCCGTGATCGGCCGGATCCGCTCGGAGGGCACCACCATCGTGCTCGTGGAGCAGAACGCCCGCATGGCGCTCGCGTGCGGCGACCGCGGCTACGTGCTCGAGACCGGAGAGGTCCGGCTCTCGGACCGCTGCGACGTGCTGCTCGCGAACCCGTCGGTCCAGGCCGCGTATCTCGGAGGCGCGGGATGA
- a CDS encoding ABC transporter substrate-binding protein, translating into MIRFRKHVIAVLCLALLIALPLGCAKKENEIVIGEYGSLTGPTATFGISTKNGIELFLDNMNAAGGIGGTKVRVIVEDDQSRPEEAATAVSKLIDQDGVVAVLGEVASSRSMAAAPICQSAGVPMITPSSTNPKVTEFGDYISRVCFIDPFQGQMIAKFAKERLSFTRGAVFRDIKNDYSVGLANYFTEAFHALGGTVISDESYSEGDQDFKAQLTVIKSKKPQFLMVPGYYTDVGLISRQAREIGLDVPMLGGDGWVSDELLEIAQGSLNGSYMVNHYWVDDPNPAIQKFVNDYRARYGGATPDGLAALAYDAAGVLVAALDRLRQEDAEAFRALQGPRNDAQKAARAKLKEFINATKDFPGVTGKITLDASRNAVKPAVFVGIKEGKYEFVAMVEP; encoded by the coding sequence ATGATCCGGTTCCGGAAGCATGTGATCGCCGTCCTTTGTCTCGCGCTCCTGATCGCGCTCCCGCTCGGATGCGCGAAGAAGGAGAACGAAATCGTGATCGGCGAGTACGGCTCCCTCACGGGACCCACCGCCACCTTCGGGATCTCGACGAAGAACGGGATCGAGCTCTTCCTCGACAACATGAACGCCGCGGGAGGGATCGGCGGCACCAAGGTGCGCGTGATCGTCGAGGACGACCAGTCCCGTCCCGAGGAGGCCGCCACGGCGGTGAGCAAGCTCATCGACCAGGACGGCGTCGTCGCGGTGCTGGGGGAGGTGGCGTCGAGCCGGAGCATGGCGGCGGCTCCGATCTGCCAGTCGGCGGGCGTCCCGATGATCACGCCCTCCTCGACGAACCCGAAGGTCACCGAGTTCGGCGACTACATCTCCCGCGTCTGCTTCATCGACCCCTTCCAGGGACAGATGATCGCGAAGTTCGCGAAGGAGCGCCTGAGCTTCACCCGCGGCGCCGTCTTCCGCGACATCAAGAACGACTACAGCGTGGGCCTGGCCAACTACTTCACCGAGGCGTTCCACGCCCTCGGGGGAACGGTGATCTCGGACGAGTCCTACTCCGAGGGGGACCAGGACTTCAAGGCGCAGCTCACGGTGATCAAGTCGAAGAAGCCCCAGTTCCTGATGGTGCCCGGCTACTACACGGACGTCGGGCTCATCTCGCGCCAGGCGCGCGAGATCGGCCTCGACGTGCCGATGCTCGGCGGCGACGGCTGGGTCTCGGACGAGCTCCTCGAGATCGCGCAGGGCTCGCTGAACGGAAGCTACATGGTGAACCACTACTGGGTCGACGATCCCAATCCCGCGATCCAGAAGTTCGTGAACGACTACCGGGCGCGCTACGGCGGCGCGACGCCGGACGGGCTCGCGGCGCTCGCGTACGACGCCGCCGGCGTGCTGGTGGCCGCGCTCGACCGCCTGCGCCAGGAGGACGCCGAGGCCTTCCGCGCCCTCCAGGGACCCCGGAACGACGCGCAGAAGGCGGCCCGCGCCAAGCTCAAAGAGTTCATCAACGCGACCAAGGACTTCCCCGGCGTGACCGGCAAGATCACGCTCGACGCCTCGCGAAACGCGGTGAAGCCCGCCGTCTTCGTGGGGATCAAGGAAGGCAAGTACGAGTTCGTCGCGATGGTCGAGCCCTAG
- a CDS encoding branched-chain amino acid ABC transporter permease — MSPRRFRAGRRLLWTAGALAAVVALDRIALQLVNPYLYRILVLSGLNVILALSLNLVNGITGQFSIGHAGFMAVGAYASAAFTVYAGPGLFGVDAGDGGPAVMALFLASMLLGGLVSAAAGFLVGLPSMRLRGDYLAIVTLGFGEIIRVAILNIEAVGGARGFAGVPRLTNLAWVLGGCVATYVVLRNLLTSYHGRACLAIREDEIAAEALGVPTTRYKVSAFVIAAFFAGVAGALFAHYTYLHTNSFTFMKSIEVIVMVVLGGMGSLVGSVLGATILTALPEALRFASAERLIIYSLLLIVLMIARPQGILGGRDIAWRRRKEQPGATPLA, encoded by the coding sequence ATGTCGCCGAGAAGGTTTAGGGCGGGGCGGCGCCTCCTCTGGACCGCGGGTGCCCTGGCCGCGGTGGTCGCGCTGGACCGGATCGCGCTCCAGCTCGTGAACCCGTATCTCTACCGCATCCTCGTCCTCTCCGGGCTCAACGTGATCCTCGCGCTGAGCCTGAACCTCGTGAACGGGATCACCGGACAGTTCTCGATCGGGCACGCGGGCTTCATGGCGGTGGGCGCGTACGCCTCGGCCGCGTTCACCGTCTATGCGGGGCCGGGGCTCTTCGGCGTCGACGCGGGAGACGGCGGCCCCGCGGTGATGGCGCTCTTCCTCGCGTCGATGCTCCTCGGCGGCCTGGTGAGCGCGGCGGCGGGCTTCCTCGTCGGCCTCCCGTCGATGCGGCTCCGCGGCGACTACCTCGCGATCGTCACGCTGGGGTTCGGCGAGATCATCCGCGTCGCGATCCTCAACATCGAAGCCGTGGGGGGAGCGCGCGGCTTCGCCGGCGTGCCGCGGCTCACGAATCTCGCGTGGGTCCTGGGCGGATGCGTCGCCACGTACGTCGTGCTCCGGAATCTGCTCACGTCCTATCACGGGCGCGCGTGCCTCGCGATCCGCGAGGACGAGATCGCGGCCGAGGCGCTCGGCGTCCCGACCACGCGGTACAAGGTGTCGGCGTTCGTGATCGCGGCTTTCTTCGCCGGCGTCGCGGGCGCGCTCTTCGCGCACTACACGTATCTCCACACCAACAGCTTCACGTTCATGAAGTCGATCGAGGTGATCGTGATGGTGGTGCTCGGCGGGATGGGGAGCCTCGTCGGCTCGGTGCTCGGCGCCACCATCCTGACCGCTCTCCCCGAGGCGCTCCGCTTCGCGAGCGCGGAGCGGCTCATCATCTACTCGCTCCTCCTCATCGTGCTCATGATCGCGCGCCCTCAGGGAATCCTGGGCGGGCGGGACATCGCCTGGCGCCGCCGGAAGGAACAGCCGGGGGCGACACCGCTCGCATGA